One window of Penaeus chinensis breed Huanghai No. 1 chromosome 3, ASM1920278v2, whole genome shotgun sequence genomic DNA carries:
- the LOC125040232 gene encoding GATA zinc finger domain-containing protein 14-like, whose product MSLLLCSLNLNNSSSNKNNNSNIAINHNNQHSSNTNNYNHNNNSKNTPPPRSLLRRGAPRPSPRAAQQPRESDAVSHTPAPCLLPKQSFKENGSRHGESLTQAPVARIRHGAPASPLNICSSFKVLLLLASLRHVRPALALDPLSPLLPLFGSQSDWLGPRHPTPGSR is encoded by the coding sequence ATGTCCTTGCTTCTGTGCAGCCTCAAccttaacaacagcagcagcaacaagaacaacaacagtaacatcgcCATCAACCATAACAACCAACAcagcagcaacaccaacaactacaaccacaacaacaacagcaaaaatacccCCCCTCCGCGATCCTTGTTGCGGCGAGGCGCACCGAGACCGAGCCCGAGAGCCGCACAGCAGCCTCGGGAGAGCGACGCCGTATCGCACACACCCGCCCCTTGTCTCCTCCCGAAACAATCCTTTAAGGAAAACGGAAGCCGCCACGGGGAGTCCCTCACGCAGGCGCCCGTTGCCAGGATACGGCACGGagcccccgcctctcccctcaaTATATGCAGCTCCTTcaaagttttattattgttggcatCCTTAAGGCACGTGCGGCCTGCCCTCGCTCTTgatcctctgtctcccctccttccccttttcggCTCGCAGTCTGACTGGCTCGGTCCGAGGCATCCCACCCCGGGTAGTCGCTGA